A single genomic interval of uncultured Desulfobacter sp. harbors:
- the waaF gene encoding lipopolysaccharide heptosyltransferase II has protein sequence MIKIRLRKSAPARILIRGANWVGDAIMTTPVIRAVRKNFPEAEIWILVKPWVAPVFHNNPFVDRVLIYDDSGRHKKGWGTIRLAKDLRQYNFDLTVLMQNAFEAALITFLAGIPERLGYDTDARALLLNRCIKLNPGLKRVHLIDYYRGILKGGGLYDDGGTLDLFISESERRDAEQTLQDNGVDILKPVIAINPGATGGTAKRWFPNRFAELSAKLAEHFGVKVLIFGGPGDNALGEEISGLSGNVCVNLAGKTNLAQAFALIERCSLFITNDSGLMHAAAALGINQVAIIGSTNHITTPPSNTNSRIVRVPVPCSPCMKPECRYEHHQCMDNISVDMVFNEAVAMMGSSNS, from the coding sequence ATGATAAAAATTAGACTAAGAAAATCAGCTCCGGCCCGGATACTGATACGAGGGGCAAACTGGGTCGGTGACGCAATCATGACCACTCCCGTGATAAGGGCTGTCAGGAAAAATTTTCCGGAAGCTGAAATTTGGATACTTGTGAAACCATGGGTGGCGCCTGTTTTTCACAACAACCCGTTTGTCGACAGGGTGCTGATCTATGATGACAGCGGCCGTCACAAAAAGGGCTGGGGTACGATACGGCTTGCAAAAGATTTACGGCAGTATAATTTTGACCTTACGGTGTTAATGCAAAATGCGTTTGAGGCGGCATTGATAACCTTTCTTGCGGGAATTCCGGAGCGGCTCGGATATGATACCGACGCAAGGGCGTTGCTGCTGAACCGATGTATAAAACTCAATCCCGGGCTTAAACGGGTTCATCTTATTGATTATTATCGGGGAATCCTTAAAGGCGGGGGATTGTACGACGATGGTGGAACCCTTGACCTTTTTATCAGTGAGAGCGAAAGACGGGACGCTGAGCAAACACTCCAGGATAATGGTGTTGATATTTTAAAACCTGTTATTGCAATTAATCCAGGTGCCACCGGGGGGACGGCAAAACGGTGGTTTCCCAATCGTTTTGCCGAGCTTTCAGCAAAGCTTGCCGAGCATTTTGGTGTCAAGGTGCTGATATTCGGCGGTCCCGGCGATAATGCCCTGGGAGAGGAAATTTCCGGATTATCGGGAAATGTTTGTGTTAACCTCGCGGGAAAAACAAACCTTGCCCAAGCCTTTGCTTTGATTGAACGGTGTTCTCTCTTCATCACCAACGATTCCGGTTTGATGCATGCGGCAGCGGCGCTTGGCATAAACCAAGTCGCCATAATCGGCTCCACCAACCATATTACAACGCCGCCGTCCAATACCAACAGCCGTATTGTCAGAGTGCCCGTCCCCTGCAGCCCCTGCATGAAACCGGAGTGCCGGTACGAACATCATCAATGCATGGATAACATTTCCGTTGATATGGTTTTCAATGAGGCTGTCGCCATGATGGGGAGTTCAAATTCATGA
- a CDS encoding glycosyltransferase family 2 protein translates to MNISVIVTTFNRPDSLEKVLDGLLNQTRLPREIIVADDGSSEETSRLVNEIALSSPDCPVRHVWHEDLGFRAAEIRNKAILKSSGDYIISLDGDCIPERHFIQDHLQLAKPGYFFQGKRVLVEKALQGAFNFAHTRKPLWLITNALKGQLSNAHHLVRLPFLPAVTTNKMSGIRSCNMGFFRKDLFAVNGFNQAFQGWGREDSELVARLYNYGIKRREHPFMAVCFHLWHEEHDRTNLEKNDQLLKAVMDSGNYRCVNGLVDDGIV, encoded by the coding sequence ATGAACATTTCCGTCATTGTCACCACCTTTAACCGGCCGGACAGTCTGGAGAAGGTTCTTGACGGTTTGTTGAACCAAACCCGATTACCCCGGGAGATTATTGTTGCAGACGACGGTTCCTCGGAAGAGACCTCACGTCTTGTTAATGAAATTGCCCTGTCATCTCCGGATTGTCCTGTGCGGCATGTCTGGCATGAGGACCTTGGTTTTCGTGCGGCCGAGATAAGGAATAAGGCAATTTTGAAATCTTCGGGAGACTATATTATATCCCTTGACGGAGATTGTATTCCTGAGCGGCATTTTATTCAGGATCACCTCCAACTCGCCAAGCCCGGATATTTTTTCCAGGGGAAGCGGGTGCTTGTGGAAAAGGCGCTTCAAGGCGCGTTTAATTTTGCCCATACTCGGAAACCACTATGGCTTATTACCAACGCCCTTAAAGGACAGCTCTCCAACGCCCATCATCTGGTCAGACTCCCTTTTTTACCGGCGGTAACAACCAATAAAATGTCAGGTATCCGAAGTTGCAATATGGGATTTTTCAGGAAAGATCTTTTTGCAGTTAACGGATTTAATCAGGCGTTTCAGGGCTGGGGCAGAGAGGACTCGGAACTTGTGGCAAGACTCTATAACTATGGCATAAAACGCAGGGAACATCCCTTTATGGCTGTTTGTTTTCATCTCTGGCATGAAGAACATGACCGAACCAACCTTGAAAAAAACGACCAACTTTTAAAAGCAGTCATGGACTCTGGAAACTATCGGTGTGTCAACGGCCTTGTCGATGATGGAATTGTCTAA
- a CDS encoding DegT/DnrJ/EryC1/StrS family aminotransferase — protein sequence MPGFELFSDEERKQVNDVLETGVLFRYGFEGARNGHFKALEFEKKLAEITGAGFSHLCSSGTAALCTALAACGIGAGDEVIVPPFTFVATFEAVIQAGAIPVFADIDQTLCLDPDRLEAAVTPRTKAVVPVHMCGAMARIDEIKTFCDKKGLMLLEDACQSLGGSFKGKHLGTFGNAGCFSFDSVKTVTCGEGGGIITNDEDIYTRCRQYADHGHDHLGGPDRGADDHPIMGTNYRISELNAAVGLAQLGKLDRIVEIQKKNKAAIKDAMKDIEGVTFRELPDPDGDSATFLNFFMPTQDQAEQAAKKLAENGAPCAYWYNNNWHYYKKWHHLKGMKRAARLPFELSTDLPDYAGLVLEQSDDIMKRTLSMQIMLSWTADDMDKRIQAVLNALK from the coding sequence ATGCCCGGCTTTGAATTATTTTCAGATGAGGAACGTAAACAGGTCAATGATGTACTGGAAACAGGCGTTTTATTCAGGTACGGATTTGAAGGGGCCAGAAACGGTCATTTTAAAGCCCTGGAATTTGAAAAAAAATTGGCCGAAATCACAGGTGCCGGGTTCAGCCATCTGTGTTCCAGCGGAACAGCGGCCCTTTGCACGGCCCTTGCGGCCTGCGGCATCGGGGCCGGGGACGAGGTCATTGTACCGCCGTTTACTTTTGTGGCCACATTTGAAGCTGTGATCCAGGCAGGCGCAATCCCTGTGTTTGCGGATATTGACCAGACCCTGTGCCTGGACCCGGACCGCCTGGAAGCGGCAGTAACGCCGCGGACAAAAGCTGTGGTGCCGGTGCACATGTGCGGAGCCATGGCAAGAATTGATGAGATCAAAACCTTTTGCGACAAAAAGGGCCTAATGCTTTTGGAAGATGCTTGCCAGTCTTTGGGCGGAAGTTTCAAGGGTAAACATTTAGGTACATTCGGCAACGCCGGGTGTTTCTCTTTTGACTCGGTGAAAACCGTAACCTGTGGTGAAGGTGGTGGCATTATCACAAATGACGAAGATATTTACACCCGGTGCCGGCAGTATGCCGACCATGGCCATGACCACTTGGGCGGGCCGGACCGGGGTGCGGATGACCATCCCATCATGGGCACCAACTACAGGATATCCGAACTGAATGCCGCTGTGGGGCTTGCCCAGTTGGGCAAACTGGACCGCATCGTTGAAATTCAGAAAAAAAATAAAGCCGCCATCAAAGATGCCATGAAAGATATTGAAGGCGTTACCTTCCGCGAACTTCCCGACCCGGACGGGGATTCCGCCACCTTCTTGAACTTTTTTATGCCCACCCAAGACCAAGCCGAACAGGCAGCAAAAAAGCTTGCGGAAAACGGGGCCCCTTGTGCCTACTGGTATAACAACAACTGGCATTATTATAAAAAATGGCATCACCTCAAGGGAATGAAACGCGCTGCCAGACTTCCTTTTGAGTTGAGTACCGACCTGCCGGATTATGCCGGCCTTGTCCTGGAACAAAGTGACGATATCATGAAGCGGACGCTGTCCATGCAGATCATGCTTTCCTGGACCGCAGATGATATGGACAAACGTATACAAGCAGTATTGAACGCCTTAAAGTAA
- a CDS encoding radical SAM protein: MADDKQTQTYQGYEQGPICPTNDAYSLLLRLIRNCPWNRCSFCPIYKKKKQKFSIRPVEDIIKDIDLVRTYIDRLLQENALPIAFDQERIHTIYTGFEVRDRVAFNNAVKWYAAGMASIFLQDADPLVMKPKDLIFILKHIKDCFPQTETIATYARSNTILQLPEGTLEQLHKLGLNRIHVGVESGSNLVLNRMRKGVDRFGHIEAGKRIRQAGIELYAYVIPGLGGVDLSIEHALETAETLNVINPDVINIRTLGISPSTELAHWQARGMFEKPGDAMIATEVRLMLETLDNIQSRIKSDHILNLFETVTGKMPHDKEKMIGIIDRFFELDPKDRILYQIGRRMGFFKGLGDMDTSSKMDQVRLACENYGVTPKNVDQILDRLMMRFV; this comes from the coding sequence ATGGCAGACGATAAACAGACACAAACATACCAGGGATATGAACAGGGACCCATTTGTCCGACGAATGATGCGTACAGCCTGCTGCTGCGTCTGATCCGGAACTGTCCGTGGAACCGCTGTTCCTTTTGTCCGATATATAAAAAGAAAAAGCAGAAATTTTCCATACGCCCTGTGGAAGACATTATTAAAGATATTGATCTGGTTCGCACATATATTGACAGGCTGCTTCAGGAAAATGCCCTGCCCATTGCCTTTGACCAGGAACGGATTCATACTATTTATACCGGTTTTGAGGTCCGGGACCGGGTTGCATTCAACAATGCCGTCAAATGGTATGCCGCAGGTATGGCTTCCATTTTCCTTCAGGATGCTGATCCCCTGGTTATGAAGCCCAAGGATCTGATTTTTATTCTCAAGCATATCAAGGACTGTTTTCCTCAAACCGAAACCATTGCCACCTATGCCAGAAGCAACACCATCCTTCAATTGCCCGAGGGCACCCTGGAACAGTTGCATAAACTTGGTCTTAACCGAATTCACGTGGGGGTTGAAAGCGGATCTAATTTAGTGCTTAACCGTATGCGCAAAGGGGTAGACCGATTTGGCCACATAGAGGCGGGTAAACGAATCCGGCAGGCAGGCATTGAGTTGTATGCGTATGTGATACCGGGATTAGGTGGTGTTGATCTCTCCATTGAGCATGCCCTTGAGACCGCTGAAACCCTGAATGTAATTAATCCGGATGTTATCAATATTCGGACCCTTGGCATTTCCCCTTCCACGGAGCTTGCCCACTGGCAGGCTCGGGGCATGTTTGAAAAACCGGGTGATGCCATGATTGCCACGGAAGTGCGACTGATGCTTGAGACCCTGGATAATATCCAGTCCCGTATAAAAAGTGATCATATTCTGAATCTGTTTGAAACTGTTACCGGTAAGATGCCCCACGACAAGGAAAAAATGATCGGAATCATTGACCGTTTTTTTGAGCTGGACCCAAAAGATCGCATCCTTTATCAGATCGGTCGACGCATGGGTTTTTTCAAAGGGCTTGGAGACATGGATACAAGCTCCAAGATGGACCAGGTACGGCTTGCCTGTGAAAATTACGGGGTTACCCCGAAAAACGTGGATCAGATACTTGACCGGTTAATGATGCGGTTTGTTTGA
- a CDS encoding lysophospholipid acyltransferase family protein, which translates to MSDDHIYRLLKLLTHALGRLPVWAADFCSNLLGLLWFRIDKRHRAVTLENLTHCFGNEMGPEQIEIMGKQVFKNIAAIIFEVAWGQKFSKESFLSHFTIKGREHIRAAHAKGKGVLALTCHMGNFEMLTSAIHETGLKGYVIYRSLDFKPLDRLIQKIRRRFELTVIPTKGAFKQIEAALSQGGIVATLLDTNVSWHKGVFVNFFGRPACTNQGLAMLALKSGAPVVPLYTVRKDRNFTIEFLPEIPTVETEDPIKNLEINTENYSKVIESVVRKYPDQYFWIHNRWKTKNFCPWPRDLKINDKN; encoded by the coding sequence ATGAGTGATGATCATATTTACAGGCTGTTGAAACTTCTGACACATGCTTTGGGCAGACTGCCTGTATGGGCTGCCGATTTTTGTTCAAATCTTTTGGGACTGCTTTGGTTCAGGATTGATAAACGCCACCGAGCGGTTACCCTGGAAAATCTGACCCATTGCTTTGGCAATGAAATGGGGCCTGAACAAATTGAAATCATGGGCAAACAGGTTTTCAAAAATATAGCAGCCATAATTTTTGAGGTGGCCTGGGGTCAAAAATTCTCCAAGGAGTCATTTTTATCCCATTTTACCATTAAGGGGCGTGAACATATCCGGGCGGCCCATGCCAAGGGCAAAGGTGTCCTTGCGTTAACCTGCCACATGGGAAATTTTGAAATGCTGACGTCAGCCATTCATGAGACCGGGCTCAAGGGATATGTTATCTACAGATCCCTGGACTTTAAACCTCTGGACCGGCTGATCCAAAAAATTCGCCGGCGGTTCGAGTTAACCGTGATTCCGACCAAAGGGGCTTTTAAGCAAATTGAGGCGGCATTGTCCCAAGGCGGCATAGTGGCCACGCTGCTGGACACGAATGTCAGCTGGCATAAGGGCGTTTTTGTTAATTTTTTCGGCCGGCCGGCCTGTACCAACCAGGGGCTTGCCATGCTGGCATTGAAGAGCGGGGCACCTGTAGTTCCCCTGTATACGGTTCGCAAGGATAGAAATTTCACCATTGAATTTCTACCGGAAATACCAACAGTGGAAACCGAGGACCCGATCAAAAATCTTGAAATCAATACCGAAAATTACAGTAAGGTCATTGAGTCCGTGGTCAGGAAATATCCAGACCAGTATTTTTGGATTCATAACCGATGGAAAACAAAAAATTTCTGCCCTTGGCCAAGGGATCTTAAAATAAATGATAAAAATTAG
- the hemW gene encoding radical SAM family heme chaperone HemW: MFDLVESEHLYIHVPFCIKKCRYCDFYSKTDLSLIPDYVTALVQEIRLRSKSIVSQPKGNVATVYFGGGTPSLLGPRHLEAILKALDNAFKLCRQTEITFEANPGTLNDIQLKSLQGMGINRVSLGVQSFDPAQLALLGRIHSADDAVYAVEKVRAAGIENISLDLIYGLPGQTGDHLIRELDAALDLRPAHLSCYMLTLEPGTTLHAMHGRGKFLPMSQSDQVDLFCAVAEYLKARGWDHYEVSNFATHTSLRSRHNCAYWQMVPYHGFGPAAHSYAVKSDTEGSTSYKRFWNAPDLNGYINALKTGNLPASDSETLTLEQRRMEYVMVGLRTSMGLDIKTGQTLWQDRFLTVFQSLMGNLENNGFARLRDAGQRFVLTLEGWMRLDSIITSFIERI, from the coding sequence TTGTTTGACTTGGTTGAGTCTGAACATCTTTATATTCACGTCCCCTTCTGTATAAAAAAATGCAGGTATTGTGATTTTTATTCCAAAACCGACCTATCCCTGATTCCTGATTATGTCACAGCCCTTGTCCAGGAGATTCGGCTGCGTTCAAAATCCATCGTATCACAACCCAAAGGCAACGTTGCAACCGTGTACTTTGGGGGCGGTACACCGTCTCTGCTTGGACCACGGCACCTTGAAGCCATTCTGAAGGCCCTGGACAATGCTTTTAAGCTTTGCCGCCAGACTGAAATCACGTTTGAAGCCAATCCCGGTACTCTGAACGACATCCAGTTGAAATCGCTCCAAGGTATGGGGATCAATCGTGTCAGCCTTGGTGTCCAGTCATTTGACCCGGCACAGCTTGCCCTGTTAGGACGTATTCATTCAGCAGATGATGCGGTGTATGCCGTGGAAAAGGTCCGTGCTGCCGGTATTGAAAACATCAGTCTGGATTTGATTTATGGCCTTCCCGGTCAGACCGGCGACCACCTGATCCGGGAGCTTGACGCTGCCTTGGATTTAAGGCCTGCACATCTTTCCTGTTACATGCTCACCCTGGAACCGGGCACAACCCTGCATGCCATGCATGGACGGGGTAAATTTTTACCTATGTCTCAATCGGATCAGGTCGATCTGTTCTGTGCGGTTGCCGAATATCTGAAAGCCCGTGGATGGGATCATTACGAAGTATCCAATTTTGCAACGCATACATCCCTTCGTTCCCGGCACAACTGTGCATACTGGCAGATGGTTCCCTACCATGGATTTGGGCCGGCCGCTCATTCCTATGCCGTAAAATCCGACACGGAAGGATCGACCTCATATAAACGATTCTGGAATGCACCGGACCTGAACGGATATATCAATGCCTTGAAAACAGGAAATCTTCCCGCATCTGACAGTGAAACCCTTACCCTGGAACAGCGTCGGATGGAATATGTCATGGTGGGGCTGCGGACATCCATGGGCCTTGATATTAAAACCGGGCAAACCCTATGGCAGGACAGGTTTTTAACCGTGTTTCAAAGTCTTATGGGAAATCTTGAAAACAATGGATTTGCCCGACTCCGAGATGCCGGGCAAAGGTTTGTTTTGACCCTTGAAGGCTGGATGCGTCTGGACAGTATTATTACCTCTTTTATTGAAAGAATCTGA
- a CDS encoding glycosyltransferase family 4 protein, with amino-acid sequence MGKALKIAILVKRFTLSGGKERYVVELVHALCRLGHHVDVFACEAEPQLLNGIVFFRVPNRMRFSSVLNTISFVRETAKILKDHDL; translated from the coding sequence ATGGGTAAGGCGTTGAAAATTGCCATTTTGGTAAAGCGGTTTACCTTGTCGGGTGGAAAGGAGCGTTATGTTGTGGAACTGGTTCACGCTTTATGCCGCCTTGGACACCATGTTGATGTGTTTGCCTGTGAAGCAGAGCCCCAACTTTTGAATGGAATCGTTTTTTTTCGTGTGCCCAATCGCATGCGTTTTTCAAGTGTTCTAAATACCATTTCTTTTGTGAGGGAAACGGCAAAAATACTCAAGGATCATGATTTATGA
- the waaC gene encoding lipopolysaccharide heptosyltransferase I — protein MNILIVKMSAIGDVIHTFPALNALRDYFPDARITWLVEEAAADLVIGHPSVDNVIVSKRKRWMKSLFSSSFPSAFMNILSFIRTLRETEYDMIIDFQGLLKSGVMVMLARGKKKIGFDKGMEHAECSHLFYNLRIPPVNMEIHALKRGLMMIQSLGVTADKVEYRLPVTPEDRRAVHTLLQKNGITSKEKIICINPQATWETKLWDNEKFAKLSDRIQEQYGARIVFTGGPEDRPVIDAIMSMTNRACVNLAGLTTLKMLAALYEQADVLVTTDTGPMHLGAAAGTRVVAIFGSTAPWRTGPYGPDHVVVRSAIGCSPCFKRECEHKSCTHDISVDQVMSAVKKQTGLMP, from the coding sequence ATGAATATCCTGATCGTAAAAATGAGTGCCATAGGCGATGTTATCCACACATTTCCTGCATTAAATGCCCTCAGGGATTATTTTCCGGATGCCCGTATCACTTGGCTTGTGGAAGAGGCGGCGGCGGATCTTGTTATCGGGCATCCGTCTGTTGACAATGTCATTGTCTCAAAGCGTAAGCGCTGGATGAAGTCTCTTTTTTCTTCTTCTTTTCCAAGTGCCTTTATGAACATTTTATCATTTATCCGCACGCTTAGGGAAACTGAATATGATATGATTATTGATTTTCAGGGCTTGCTTAAAAGTGGTGTTATGGTCATGCTTGCCCGGGGGAAGAAAAAGATCGGGTTTGATAAAGGTATGGAACATGCCGAATGCAGTCATCTTTTCTATAACCTTCGAATTCCGCCGGTAAACATGGAGATTCATGCCTTGAAAAGAGGTCTGATGATGATTCAATCCCTTGGCGTTACGGCGGATAAGGTTGAATACAGACTGCCGGTTACCCCTGAGGATCGGCGTGCAGTCCATACGCTGCTCCAAAAAAATGGGATCACCTCCAAAGAAAAAATCATCTGTATCAATCCACAGGCAACCTGGGAAACCAAATTGTGGGACAACGAAAAATTTGCAAAGTTGAGCGACCGGATACAGGAACAATACGGCGCCCGGATTGTGTTCACAGGGGGGCCTGAGGACAGGCCGGTAATTGATGCCATTATGTCTATGACGAATAGAGCCTGTGTCAATCTGGCCGGTTTGACCACCCTGAAAATGCTGGCGGCGTTGTATGAACAGGCAGATGTTCTTGTCACAACAGATACCGGCCCCATGCATCTTGGGGCAGCTGCCGGCACACGAGTGGTTGCCATTTTCGGATCTACCGCACCGTGGCGGACCGGGCCGTATGGCCCAGACCATGTGGTGGTACGTTCAGCCATAGGATGTTCCCCCTGCTTTAAAAGAGAATGTGAGCATAAATCATGCACGCATGACATCTCCGTGGATCAGGTCATGTCTGCAGTAAAAAAACAGACGGGGTTGATGCCATGA
- a CDS encoding glycosyltransferase family 4 protein: MKTFYKIIHTSSRILWGNREKRVLLESLWMKNNGHQVAIVAPGDSPLFKKAKKNGLMVYPMSFKALAGIGEYSRLKQIFTREQPFVVNAHGNGDAKLALKAAQTTGVPCRIMSRHNGIRVKNTWPNKKIYKTRCHYVFTTSKDSTAHLKQTFSLSDMQIFSIPDGITVPDAAPNNTTKTAIRQKLAKILGLKTDARFIGVFGKIDPKSKQQLCKTADQLSPHLPSHHLVITGNPKNQDTMDEKLPPRVHMLPRIKENNAYYHALDCCIYFPNTQHFYQGVPLEMTRAMACFCPVIGPDTPGIRDILIDHKTGRLFDPRLSESLPKIIRWTLNTPQAVQTQTQAARALVEKHYTIDAMGKSILRIYQLRRIKINRRLQITS; this comes from the coding sequence ATGAAGACATTTTATAAAATTATCCATACATCAAGCCGAATCCTTTGGGGTAACAGGGAAAAACGAGTTCTTCTTGAATCATTGTGGATGAAGAACAACGGACACCAGGTAGCTATTGTTGCGCCGGGGGATAGTCCTTTGTTTAAAAAAGCCAAAAAAAACGGATTGATGGTCTATCCCATGTCCTTTAAGGCTTTGGCCGGAATCGGTGAGTATAGCCGGCTCAAGCAGATCTTTACCAGGGAACAACCTTTTGTGGTCAATGCCCACGGCAACGGCGATGCCAAACTCGCCTTAAAGGCAGCCCAGACCACTGGGGTTCCCTGCCGGATCATGTCCCGCCACAACGGTATACGGGTTAAAAACACCTGGCCCAACAAAAAAATTTATAAAACCCGGTGCCACTATGTTTTCACCACCTCAAAGGACAGCACAGCGCATTTGAAGCAGACCTTTTCCCTGTCAGATATGCAGATCTTCTCTATTCCAGACGGCATTACCGTGCCTGATGCAGCCCCCAATAATACAACAAAAACTGCAATCCGGCAGAAGTTGGCAAAAATCCTTGGGTTAAAAACAGATGCCCGATTTATTGGTGTTTTCGGTAAAATAGACCCCAAAAGCAAACAACAACTCTGCAAAACCGCCGACCAACTTAGCCCGCACTTACCTTCTCATCATCTGGTGATTACCGGTAATCCCAAAAACCAGGATACCATGGATGAAAAGCTACCCCCACGGGTGCATATGCTGCCGCGGATAAAAGAAAATAATGCCTATTACCATGCCCTGGACTGCTGTATTTATTTTCCCAACACCCAGCATTTTTACCAGGGGGTGCCTTTGGAAATGACAAGGGCCATGGCTTGCTTCTGCCCGGTGATTGGTCCGGATACGCCTGGTATCAGGGATATCCTTATTGATCATAAAACCGGCAGGCTCTTTGATCCAAGGCTGTCTGAATCTCTGCCGAAAATCATCAGATGGACCCTGAATACCCCCCAGGCTGTCCAGACCCAAACCCAGGCGGCCCGTGCCTTGGTTGAAAAACACTACACCATTGATGCCATGGGCAAAAGTATCTTGCGTATTTACCAGTTGCGCCGGATAAAAATTAATCGAAGACTTCAAATAACCTCTTAA
- a CDS encoding iron-containing alcohol dehydrogenase family protein: MFRNFKLVPKILFGRGCFAQLDEVVADRRKSDEDWAVFVVDDVFKGKNLEKRIPLHENDFLLWVNVADEPKTGYVDKLTLEAKHFKSSLPCAVIGIGGGSAMDLAKSISLMLTNEGSSTEYQGWDLIKNPAVWHAAVPTLSGTGAEVSRTAVLTGPEKKLGLNSDYTVFDQVVLDPELTAGVPKDQHFYTGMDCYIHCIESLQGTYINEFSKAYGEKSLDLCRQVFVDNHPDSADKLMMASFFGGMSIAYSQVGACHALSYGLSYVLGTHHGVGCCITFDTLDEYYPDGVKEFRAIMEKTGVDIPRGLTKDLTGDQMETMITVALGLDPLWENCLGKDWKSIMTRDKARSLFEKM; this comes from the coding sequence ATGTTCAGAAATTTTAAGCTGGTTCCCAAAATTCTTTTCGGCCGGGGCTGTTTTGCCCAGCTTGACGAGGTGGTGGCCGACCGGCGCAAGTCCGATGAAGACTGGGCTGTTTTTGTTGTGGATGACGTATTTAAAGGCAAAAATCTTGAAAAACGTATCCCCTTGCATGAAAATGACTTTCTTTTGTGGGTCAATGTAGCGGATGAGCCGAAAACAGGCTATGTGGATAAACTCACCCTGGAAGCAAAACATTTCAAATCTTCCCTTCCCTGCGCAGTCATCGGCATTGGGGGCGGTTCCGCCATGGACCTTGCCAAATCCATCTCGTTGATGCTCACCAATGAAGGATCATCCACTGAGTACCAGGGCTGGGATCTGATCAAAAACCCAGCGGTTTGGCATGCAGCCGTACCCACCCTGTCCGGCACAGGTGCAGAAGTATCCCGCACAGCCGTTCTCACCGGGCCCGAAAAAAAACTGGGACTGAACTCCGATTATACGGTGTTTGACCAGGTGGTCCTGGACCCGGAACTGACCGCGGGCGTGCCCAAGGACCAGCATTTTTACACCGGTATGGACTGCTATATCCACTGCATTGAATCTTTGCAGGGCACCTATATCAATGAATTTTCCAAAGCCTATGGGGAAAAATCCTTGGATCTTTGCCGCCAGGTGTTTGTGGATAACCACCCGGATTCGGCTGACAAGCTGATGATGGCCTCCTTTTTCGGCGGCATGAGCATTGCTTACTCCCAGGTGGGTGCCTGCCATGCCCTGTCCTATGGCCTGTCCTATGTGCTTGGCACCCATCACGGCGTAGGCTGCTGCATCACCTTTGACACCCTGGATGAATACTATCCCGATGGGGTAAAAGAATTTCGAGCCATTATGGAAAAAACAGGAGTGGATATTCCCAGAGGGCTGACAAAAGACCTTACCGGGGATCAGATGGAAACCATGATCACTGTAGCCCTGGGCCTGGACCCTTTGTGGGAGAACTGCCTGGGTAAGGACTGGAAAAGCATTATGACCCGTGACAAGGCGCGCAGCCTTTTTGAAAAGATGTAG
- the kdsB gene encoding 3-deoxy-manno-octulosonate cytidylyltransferase, whose amino-acid sequence MPIAVIPARFGSSRLGGKPLVNIAGKPMIQRVFEQSQKSSVVTRTIVATDDERIVRAVNAFGGDAVMTSDTCRSGTDRVAETAKMLGAADEDIIINIQGDQPVFDPKSLDDLIRPFNENPGLAMSTLAYKIKDPREITDPKDVKVVFNRQGFAMYFSRAQIPFPRDGQTDVVYYKHLGFYAYTKAFLDQIVTLDSGTCEQVEKLEQLRVLEYGYPIKVAVTQYDSPEIDLPEDIERVEAGLRKNG is encoded by the coding sequence ATGCCGATTGCCGTGATCCCCGCACGCTTCGGTTCCAGTCGGCTTGGCGGCAAGCCGCTGGTTAATATTGCAGGCAAGCCCATGATCCAGAGGGTGTTTGAGCAATCCCAAAAATCATCCGTGGTGACAAGAACCATTGTTGCCACGGATGACGAGCGTATTGTCCGTGCCGTAAACGCATTTGGCGGAGACGCTGTAATGACTTCGGATACCTGCCGGTCAGGTACGGACCGGGTGGCTGAAACCGCTAAAATGCTTGGTGCGGCTGACGAAGATATTATCATCAATATCCAGGGGGATCAGCCTGTGTTTGATCCCAAAAGCCTTGATGATTTAATCCGGCCCTTCAACGAAAATCCCGGCCTTGCCATGTCCACCCTGGCATATAAGATCAAAGACCCCCGGGAGATTACGGATCCCAAGGACGTAAAGGTCGTGTTCAACCGCCAGGGCTTTGCCATGTATTTTTCCCGGGCCCAGATTCCCTTTCCCCGGGACGGTCAGACCGATGTAGTCTATTATAAGCATTTAGGATTTTACGCTTATACCAAAGCCTTTCTGGACCAAATTGTCACCCTTGACAGCGGCACCTGCGAACAGGTGGAGAAACTGGAGCAGCTTCGGGTGCTGGAATACGGATATCCCATTAAGGTGGCTGTCACCCAATATGATTCACCTGAGATTGATCTGCCCGAAGATATTGAACGCGTTGAAGCAGGCCTGCGTAAAAACGGCTGA